The Candidatus Methylomirabilis lanthanidiphila genome has a window encoding:
- a CDS encoding DNA polymerase III subunit beta, producing the protein MTADAAIQTMVDRIVQRFHPLRVILFGSYARGSAVPESDVDLLVVLREVADKRRTTVEIRRALGDLPVSKDIIVTTPDEIARRGDLAGSVLRPALRDGKVVYEQQ; encoded by the coding sequence ATGACAGCGGATGCGGCGATTCAGACAATGGTTGACCGGATTGTGCAACGATTTCATCCGCTGCGCGTCATTCTCTTTGGCTCGTATGCTCGAGGATCAGCCGTCCCGGAGAGCGATGTTGATCTGCTCGTCGTCCTACGAGAAGTAGCGGACAAGCGCCGCACGACGGTAGAGATACGCCGCGCTCTCGGCGACCTCCCGGTCAGTAAGGATATCATTGTGACGACGCCAGATGAAATCGCTCGCCGCGGCGATCTCGCCGGCAGCGTGCTGCGGCCCGCATTACGCGATGGCAAGGTCGTCTATGAGCAGCAGTGA